The Anopheles coluzzii chromosome 2, AcolN3, whole genome shotgun sequence genome window below encodes:
- the LOC120951460 gene encoding protein ST7 homolog, whose protein sequence is MWDSSVFLSTLTPKFYVALTGTSSLISGLILIFEWWYFRKYGTSFIEQVSINHISPWISGNDNGTDSPVPTTASGSGGSGSGSSGTTQSMPECKVWRNPLNLFRGAEYQRFYWATQKEPLTFYDMNLSAQDHQTFFTCEGDAGKAEYEIMQTAWRERNPVVRIKAAKSALELNPDCAPAYILLAEEEATTIVEAEKILRTALKVAEGNYKRSQTFQHQGTIAEGIHRRDTNVLIYIKRRLAMCARKLGKLKEAVKMFRDLTKEISPIMNVLNIHENLLEALLEMQAYADCQAVLAKYDDISLPKSATICYTAALLKARVVAEKFSPDVASKRGLSPAEMSAVEAIHRAVEFNPHVPKYLLEMKQLILPPEHILKRGDSEALAYAFFHLSHWKNVEGALNLLHCTWEGTFRMLPYPLERGHLFYPYPTCTECADRELLPAFHEVSVYPKKELPFFILFTAGLCSITALLALLTHQYPESMGIFASTTLSWFSLPFHFVKERIEAIWPCNLLQQLSRI, encoded by the exons ATGTGGGATTCATCGGTGTTTCTCAGCACAC TGACCCCCAAGTTCTACGTTGCCCTTACCGGCACATCTAGTCTCATTTCCGGACTGATACTCATCTTCGAATGGTGGTACTTCCGGAAGTACGGAACGTCTTTCATCG AGCAAGTCTCAATCAATCACATCAGCCCGTGGATTAGTGGCAACGACAATGGGACCGATTCGCCGGTTCCAACCACGGCGAGCGGCAGCGGTGGAAGTggaagcggcagcagcggaACAACGCAAAGCATGCCGGAGTGTAAAGTGTGGCGCAATCCGCTCAATCTGTTCCGGGGTGCCGAGTATCAGCGGTTCTACTGGGCCACCCAGAAGGAACCGCTCACCTTCTACGACATGAACCTGTCCGCGCAGGACCATCAAACGTTCTTCACGTGCGAGGGTGACGCGGGGAAGGCCGAGTACGAGATCATGCAGACGGCCTGGCGCGAGCGTAACCCAGTCGTGCGCATCAAAGCGGCCAAAAGTGCACTCGAACTCAACCCGGACTGTGCGCCCGCCTACATCCTGCTGGCGGAAGAGGAAGCGACCACGATTGTGGAGGCGGAGAAGATCCTCCGCACCGCGCTGAAGGTGGCCGAGGGTAACTACAAGCGGTCGCAAACCTTCCAGCACCAGGGCACGATCGCGGAAGGCATCCACCGGCGGGACACGAACGTGCTGATCTACATCAAGCGCCGGCTGGCCATGTGCGCCCGCAAGCTCGGCAAGCTGAAGGAAGCGGTCAAGATGTTCCGTGACCTGACGAAGGAGATCTCGCCCATCATGAACGTGCTGAACATACACGAGAACCTGCTGGAGGCGCTGCTCGAGATGCAGGCGTACGCCGACTGTCAGGCGGTGCTGGCCAAGTACGACGACATCTCGCTACCAAAGTCGGCCACCATCTGCTACACGGCGGCCCTGCTGAAGGCGCGCGTCGTGGCGGAAAAGTTCTCGCCCGACGTTGCCTCCAAGCGCGGCCTCAGCCCGGCCGAGATGAGTGCGGTCGAGGCGATCCACCGGGCGGTCGAGTTCAATCCGCACGTGCCGAAGTATTTGCTCGAGATGAAGCAGCTGATACTGCCGCCGGAACACATCCTCAAGCGGGGCGACTCGGAGGCGCTCGCGTACGCGTTCTTCCATCTCAGCCACTGGAAGAACGTGGAGGGTGCGCTCAACCTGCTCCACTGCACCTGGGAGGGCACGTTCCGCATGCTACCGTACCCGCTCGAGCGTGGCCATCTGTTCTACCCGTACCCGACCTGCACGGAGTGTGCCGACCGGGAGCTGCTGCCCGCCTTCCACGAGGTGTCCGTCTATCCGAAGAAGGAGCTACCGTTCTTCATCCTCTTCACCGCCGGGCTGTGCTCGATCACCGCCCTGCTGGCACTGCTCACCCACCAGTACCCGGAGTCGATGGGCATCTTTGCCAGCACGACGCTCAGCTGGTTCTCGCTGCCGTTCCACTTTGTCAAGGAGCGCATCGAAGCGATCTGGCCCTGCaatctgctgcagcagctttcACGCATTTAA